In the Ilumatobacteraceae bacterium genome, one interval contains:
- a CDS encoding SDR family oxidoreductase gives MTGRLENRVAIVTGASWGIGAAAAEAFAREGACVVVNTLPEERMDALAQGVVDRINESGGRAIKIPGDISVPADVDHLIDVAEGTFGDIDIMVANAAYSERGVWNEIPIEQWDRTMAVNLRGTYLCARAVYPSMLRLGRGSIITLTSVTVELGMAGFVDYVTTKAGIIGLTRSLAREVGGDGIRVNSVMPGAIRTEQEVELNFDEHELAILSAERQSIPRRGYADDLAGTFVYLASDDSAFVTGQVITVDGGWVHH, from the coding sequence ATGACAGGACGACTCGAGAATCGCGTAGCGATCGTCACTGGTGCATCGTGGGGCATCGGAGCCGCTGCGGCCGAGGCGTTCGCCCGTGAAGGCGCATGCGTCGTCGTCAACACGTTGCCCGAAGAGCGAATGGATGCGCTGGCACAAGGCGTCGTCGACCGCATCAACGAGTCGGGCGGCCGAGCGATCAAGATCCCTGGCGACATCAGCGTTCCGGCCGACGTCGATCACCTCATCGACGTCGCCGAGGGCACGTTCGGCGACATCGACATCATGGTGGCCAACGCTGCATACTCGGAGCGCGGCGTGTGGAACGAGATCCCGATCGAACAGTGGGACCGCACGATGGCGGTCAACCTGCGCGGCACGTATCTCTGCGCCCGCGCCGTGTACCCCAGCATGCTTCGTCTCGGTCGGGGCAGCATCATCACGCTGACGAGCGTCACGGTCGAACTCGGCATGGCCGGCTTCGTCGACTACGTCACGACCAAAGCGGGCATTATCGGACTCACACGCTCACTGGCTCGCGAGGTGGGCGGTGACGGCATCCGCGTGAACAGCGTGATGCCCGGAGCGATCCGCACCGAGCAGGAGGTCGAGCTCAATTTCGACGAACACGAACTCGCTATCCTCTCGGCCGAACGTCAGTCGATTCCTCGTCGCGGCTACGCCGATGATCTGGCCGGCACGTTCGTCTATCTCGCCTCGGACGACAGTGCCTTCGTGACTGGACAGGTGATCACCGTCGACGGGGGCTGGGTCCACCACTAG
- a CDS encoding IclR family transcriptional regulator, giving the protein MLTLERGIRVLEEIARGNGLGTARSIGASLSINQGTVYQILRTLQNSGYVHRLAGGRYQLGARVAYLIDGYQIQAAPPQVIIDHLHALHMATDETVYASLALGSTIAIVASHESTKRLRVGSFEVGFADDPHSTASGKAFLAFCDAEELETYLPGRELEAVTGRTIVDWDQLLTEFEQVRLNGVAFDREESDVGIAGIGTVIIGSHGEPVGSFAAAMPIARFDEAKDDVTTALLKAADDASRALRYRGEYPPKKPQARNPKKPYVSR; this is encoded by the coding sequence TTGCTGACCCTCGAGCGAGGCATTCGGGTCCTCGAGGAGATCGCTCGGGGGAACGGGCTCGGTACCGCACGGTCGATCGGGGCGTCGCTCAGCATCAACCAGGGCACCGTCTACCAGATCCTCCGGACGCTCCAGAACAGCGGGTACGTGCATCGCCTCGCAGGTGGGCGCTACCAGCTGGGGGCACGCGTCGCCTATCTCATCGACGGTTACCAGATCCAAGCGGCCCCGCCTCAGGTCATCATCGATCACCTGCATGCGCTCCACATGGCGACCGACGAAACCGTCTACGCATCGCTTGCGTTGGGCTCGACGATCGCCATCGTCGCCTCGCACGAGAGCACCAAGCGACTTCGAGTGGGCAGCTTCGAGGTCGGGTTTGCCGACGATCCGCACTCGACGGCGTCGGGAAAGGCCTTTCTGGCGTTCTGCGACGCAGAGGAACTCGAGACGTACCTGCCCGGCCGCGAACTCGAGGCGGTAACCGGGCGCACCATCGTCGACTGGGACCAGCTCCTCACCGAATTCGAGCAAGTGCGTCTCAACGGTGTGGCATTCGATCGCGAGGAGTCCGACGTCGGGATCGCCGGGATCGGCACCGTGATCATCGGAAGCCACGGCGAACCGGTCGGTTCCTTCGCCGCGGCGATGCCGATCGCTCGCTTCGACGAGGCCAAGGATGACGTCACCACTGCCCTCCTCAAGGCTGCTGACGATGCGTCGCGGGCGCTCAGATATCGCGGCGAGTACCCGCCGAAGAAGCCGCAGGCCCGAAATCCGAAGAAGCCGTACGTTTCCCGCTGA
- a CDS encoding IlvD/Edd family dehydratase, which translates to MTEHEQETPVRLRTGRWYEGTSRDNYIHRSWMKRGLPDDAFSGKPMIGICNSASELTPCNQHLSALAEHVKRGVWEAGGVPLEFPVMSLGETQIQPTTMLLRNLMAMDVEESIRGNPIDGVVLLSGCDKTTPAMIMGAASVDLPAIMMTGGPMLTGRHEGRPLGSATDMWKMSEAVRAGTMSVEDFVATESVMTRSAGHCNPMGTASTMATMAEALGFTLPDNAAIPAPDARRNRLAHMTGRRIVAMVSEDLRPASVLTRPAFENAIRVLSAVGGSTNAVIHLLAIAGRLGIELSLDDFDRIGSHLPLITNVMPAGQYLMDDVFEAGGIPAVMAELDTLLDGDALAVTGHPIRDNWAGRTTWNREVIRPLDDPLIPEAGIAVLRGNLCPQGAVIKPSAASPELLTHTGPALVFDTIEEFHERIDDPDLDVTADTVMVLRGCGPTGYPGMPEVGNMPLPTKLLTQGVTDMVRISDARMSGTAFGTVVLHTAPESAVGGPLALVRTGDSITLDVPNRSLTLHVDEAELEHRRADWEAPPPVAVRGWYRLYIDHVTQADTGCDLGFLVGGSGSTITRESH; encoded by the coding sequence ATGACCGAACACGAGCAGGAGACTCCGGTCCGACTCCGGACCGGTCGGTGGTACGAGGGCACCAGCCGTGACAATTACATCCATCGGAGCTGGATGAAGCGAGGCCTTCCGGACGACGCCTTCAGCGGCAAGCCGATGATCGGCATCTGCAACTCGGCGTCGGAACTCACACCGTGCAACCAGCACCTCAGCGCATTGGCCGAACACGTCAAGCGAGGCGTGTGGGAGGCGGGCGGGGTGCCGCTCGAGTTCCCGGTCATGTCGCTCGGCGAGACGCAGATCCAGCCGACGACGATGCTGCTCCGCAACTTGATGGCGATGGACGTCGAGGAGTCGATCCGAGGCAATCCGATCGACGGGGTCGTCCTCCTGTCCGGATGCGACAAGACGACGCCGGCGATGATCATGGGGGCGGCATCTGTCGACCTTCCGGCGATCATGATGACCGGCGGGCCGATGCTGACCGGCCGGCACGAGGGCCGCCCGCTCGGGTCGGCGACCGACATGTGGAAGATGAGCGAAGCCGTTCGCGCCGGCACGATGAGCGTCGAGGACTTCGTGGCGACCGAGTCGGTGATGACCCGGAGCGCCGGTCACTGCAACCCGATGGGGACGGCGTCGACGATGGCGACGATGGCCGAAGCGCTCGGCTTCACACTGCCGGACAATGCCGCCATCCCGGCACCCGATGCGCGACGCAACCGACTGGCCCACATGACCGGACGCCGGATCGTCGCCATGGTGAGCGAAGACCTCCGGCCCGCGTCGGTCCTCACCCGGCCGGCCTTCGAGAACGCCATCCGCGTGCTGTCTGCGGTCGGCGGCTCGACCAACGCCGTCATCCACCTCCTGGCGATCGCCGGGCGATTGGGGATCGAGCTGTCGCTCGACGACTTCGATCGGATCGGTTCGCACCTCCCCCTCATCACCAACGTCATGCCGGCCGGCCAGTACCTGATGGACGATGTCTTCGAAGCGGGTGGCATCCCGGCGGTGATGGCCGAACTCGACACACTGCTCGACGGCGACGCGCTCGCCGTCACCGGGCATCCGATCCGAGACAACTGGGCCGGACGAACGACCTGGAACCGCGAAGTCATCCGACCGCTGGACGACCCGCTGATCCCCGAGGCCGGCATCGCGGTCCTGCGCGGCAACCTCTGCCCGCAGGGCGCGGTCATCAAACCGTCGGCCGCGTCACCCGAGCTGTTGACACACACCGGTCCCGCTCTGGTGTTCGACACGATCGAGGAGTTCCACGAACGCATCGACGATCCCGACCTCGACGTGACCGCCGACACGGTCATGGTGCTGCGGGGCTGCGGCCCGACCGGCTACCCGGGCATGCCCGAAGTCGGCAACATGCCGCTCCCGACGAAACTCCTCACGCAGGGCGTCACCGACATGGTCCGGATCAGCGACGCCCGCATGAGCGGCACCGCGTTCGGCACGGTCGTGCTCCACACCGCGCCCGAGTCGGCGGTCGGCGGCCCGCTCGCCCTCGTGCGCACGGGCGACTCGATCACGCTCGACGTACCGAACCGAAGCCTCACGCTCCACGTCGACGAGGCCGAACTCGAGCACCGCCGAGCCGACTGGGAGGCGCCACCACCCGTAGCGGTCCGCGGGTGGTATCGCCTCTACATCGATCACGTCACACAGGCCGACACCGGCTGCGACCTCGGCTTCCTCGTCGGCGGCAGCGGCTCGACCATCACCCGCGAGAGTCACTGA
- a CDS encoding phytanoyl-CoA dioxygenase family protein translates to MDVAAYRQQGYVVVTDVLTTSELGAIRRELADVVAKAAGLTENDDVYDLEDSHSPASPRVRRIKEPHAVMPTVAALVRHPRMIEILTQLIGPDIRFQTSKLNMKSAGDGAAVEWHQDWAFYPHTNDDLVAVGIMLDDVDESNGPLCVLPGSHRGPTHDHHANGFFCGAIDPVATPIDFGSAAKLTGTAGSMTFHHVRAVHGSAPNRSDRSRNLLLFQFAAVDAFPLATPVDDLARFDEMIVAGEPTIEPRVTVTPIRMPLPPAPSQGSIYENQRAMTNRFFR, encoded by the coding sequence GTGGACGTCGCCGCGTATCGCCAGCAGGGTTACGTCGTCGTGACCGATGTGCTCACCACCTCGGAGCTCGGCGCCATCCGTCGGGAACTCGCCGACGTGGTGGCCAAGGCGGCAGGGCTCACCGAGAACGACGACGTGTACGACCTCGAGGACAGCCACTCCCCCGCCTCACCACGCGTCAGGCGCATCAAAGAGCCGCACGCAGTGATGCCGACGGTGGCCGCGCTCGTCCGCCACCCGCGCATGATCGAGATCCTCACCCAACTGATCGGACCGGACATCCGGTTCCAGACCAGCAAGTTGAACATGAAGTCGGCCGGCGACGGCGCCGCCGTCGAGTGGCATCAGGACTGGGCGTTCTACCCGCACACGAACGACGATCTCGTCGCGGTCGGGATCATGCTCGACGACGTCGACGAATCGAACGGTCCGCTGTGCGTACTCCCCGGTAGTCACCGTGGTCCCACCCACGATCACCACGCCAACGGCTTCTTCTGCGGAGCGATCGACCCCGTGGCCACCCCGATCGACTTCGGATCAGCAGCCAAGCTGACCGGGACGGCCGGATCGATGACGTTCCATCACGTGCGTGCCGTGCACGGTTCGGCGCCGAACCGGTCCGATCGCTCACGGAACCTCTTGCTGTTCCAGTTCGCCGCGGTCGACGCGTTTCCGCTCGCGACACCGGTCGACGATCTCGCCCGGTTCGACGAGATGATCGTCGCCGGCGAACCGACGATCGAGCCGCGAGTCACCGTCACTCCGATCAGGATGCCGCTGCCGCCGGCTCCCAGCCAGGGCTCGATCTACGAGAACCAACGCGCGATGACGAACCGGTTCTTCCGATGA
- a CDS encoding SMP-30/gluconolactonase/LRE family protein, with protein sequence MTPDIVVDTASLLGEGPTWDARRGRLLWLDVDGQIFHQLDAAGSHTEIPLDRRVSAVVPAIDDGLIAVAGIDVVRIDESGRVGETIAPLPPDGDGLANDARCDPMGRLWVGTVDRSGDQRGGLFCVADDGSTVQVRDGIALSNGIDWSPDGRTCHYVDSLAHRVETIHLDADGLPTHSEPLAHIDAIPDGLSVDAEGAVWVALWDGGAIHRYTPDGRLDRVVEVPGGFITSCAFGGPDLTTLFITSARGGLPDEQLREQPHAGALFALDVGIAGRGYTPFGRHDQGAASTT encoded by the coding sequence ATGACACCTGACATCGTCGTCGACACCGCCTCGCTGCTCGGCGAGGGACCGACGTGGGATGCCCGACGCGGGCGGCTGCTGTGGCTCGACGTCGACGGCCAGATCTTCCATCAGCTGGACGCCGCCGGCTCACACACCGAGATCCCCCTCGACCGGCGGGTCAGCGCCGTCGTCCCCGCCATCGACGACGGATTGATCGCCGTCGCCGGTATCGACGTGGTGCGGATCGACGAGTCCGGACGGGTCGGCGAGACCATCGCACCGTTGCCGCCCGATGGTGACGGCCTGGCGAACGACGCCCGATGCGACCCGATGGGCCGCCTGTGGGTGGGCACGGTCGACCGTTCCGGCGACCAACGCGGTGGGTTGTTCTGCGTCGCCGACGACGGCTCGACCGTCCAGGTTCGCGACGGGATCGCCCTGTCGAACGGCATCGATTGGAGTCCCGACGGTCGGACGTGCCACTACGTCGACTCGCTCGCCCACCGCGTCGAGACGATCCATCTCGATGCCGATGGCCTTCCCACGCACTCGGAACCGCTCGCCCACATCGACGCCATCCCCGATGGTCTCAGCGTCGACGCAGAAGGCGCTGTGTGGGTGGCCCTCTGGGACGGCGGTGCCATCCACCGGTACACCCCGGACGGCCGGCTCGACCGTGTGGTCGAGGTGCCGGGCGGATTCATCACGAGCTGCGCGTTCGGCGGGCCCGACCTCACCACACTCTTCATCACGTCGGCACGCGGCGGACTGCCCGACGAACAACTCCGGGAACAACCGCACGCCGGCGCCCTGTTCGCGCTCGACGTCGGCATCGCCGGCCGCGGATACACGCCGTTCGGCAGGCACGACCAGGGCGCAGCGTCGACCACCTGA
- a CDS encoding helix-turn-helix transcriptional regulator, giving the protein MENRLRERRAVNGWSQAHLADLLGVSRQTVNALEKGRYDPSLPLAFRLARVFATTIEDLFSPSADELGPTEAPVDAG; this is encoded by the coding sequence ATGGAGAACCGCCTGAGGGAACGCCGCGCCGTCAACGGCTGGAGCCAGGCCCACCTGGCCGACCTGCTGGGCGTGAGCCGGCAGACGGTCAACGCGCTCGAGAAGGGACGCTACGACCCGAGCCTCCCGCTCGCCTTCCGCCTGGCCCGAGTCTTCGCCACCACGATCGAAGACCTGTTCAGCCCCAGCGCCGACGAACTCGGTCCCACCGAAGCGCCGGTCGACGCGGGCTGA